One genomic segment of Rubripirellula amarantea includes these proteins:
- a CDS encoding DUF58 domain-containing protein, translating into MRPEVTGRIRRLELTARRVVEGFLSGMHRSPYFGQSIEFLQHRQYTRGDEIRHIDWKVYARQDKLHIKQYEEETNLRLTLLVDRSASMAYGDGDSNKFDYSASIAASLAYLALRQKDGCGLFTFDTEVRSSVPARSNQQQLTRILALLDSVGADGRTDLPKVAKQVAQAIPKRGLVVVISDLLGVDNLMEGLRVLRQRGHDVALFHVLHSDELDFEFNGSTRFEGLESDDFLNCNPRALREGYLEALNEFLSETKKSCGRLSIDYVGVRTSDPLDAVLARFLAARTTLPNLKR; encoded by the coding sequence TTGCGTCCTGAAGTCACGGGGCGGATTCGTCGTTTGGAACTAACGGCGCGCCGCGTCGTGGAAGGCTTCCTCTCGGGGATGCACCGAAGTCCGTACTTTGGCCAATCGATCGAATTCCTGCAGCACCGTCAGTACACACGCGGTGACGAGATTCGTCATATCGATTGGAAGGTCTACGCGCGCCAAGATAAGTTGCATATTAAACAATACGAAGAGGAAACGAATCTTCGGCTCACGTTGTTGGTGGATCGCTCGGCTAGCATGGCCTACGGCGATGGTGATTCGAACAAGTTCGACTACTCCGCTTCGATTGCCGCGTCGCTCGCCTATTTAGCGTTACGGCAAAAGGATGGCTGCGGTCTGTTCACGTTTGACACGGAAGTCCGATCGAGTGTCCCGGCCAGAAGTAATCAGCAGCAACTCACACGGATCTTGGCACTGCTTGATAGCGTGGGTGCCGACGGTCGGACCGACCTGCCTAAAGTCGCCAAACAGGTTGCTCAGGCGATCCCCAAGCGAGGCTTGGTGGTGGTCATTTCCGATTTGCTTGGCGTCGACAACCTGATGGAAGGTCTTCGGGTGCTTCGTCAACGTGGGCACGACGTGGCTTTATTCCATGTGTTGCATAGCGATGAGTTGGACTTTGAATTCAACGGTTCAACGCGTTTTGAAGGTCTCGAGAGTGATGACTTTTTGAACTGCAATCCACGTGCCCTGCGGGAAGGGTATCTTGAGGCGTTGAACGAGTTCTTGAGTGAAACGAAGAAGTCCTGTGGGCGACTTTCTATCGATTACGTCGGCGTGCGCACCAGCGATCCTCTCGATGCGGTGTTAGCACGGTTCCTGGCGGCCAGGACAACGCTTCCCAACTTGAAGCGATAG
- a CDS encoding carbon-nitrogen hydrolase family protein, whose translation MEPLDLSTFEYNVVERPLTIDDYDELKEMAELCFPGIPSWTREQIESQIQMFPEGQFVIEIDGKLAASANNVIIDYDSKLEWHNWKAISDNGFIRNHKPKGDTLYGIEIMVHPKFRGMKLSRRLYDARKQICRDKNLARFIIAGRIPNYHKYAETMTASVYIEDVLNKAIFDPVLTAQLSNGFAVRGLIPNYLPSDIESCGYATYLEWTNLDHVPGGKRRFHSLVEQVRVCVVQYQLRTVRNFDEFAQQCEFFVDTASDYKSDFVLFPELFTTQLLSCVESSRPGQAARQLAEFTPQFLDFFIDLAVKYNVNIIGGSQFVIEDDILYNIAYLFRRDGTIGKQYKIHITPSERKWWGVNPGKKVEVFDTDCGPIAIQICYDIEFPELTRIAAAKGAQIVFVPFNTDTRHGYLRVRSCAQARCIENHMYVAISGCTGNLPFVENSDIHYAQSGIFTPADMEFARDAIAAECNPNVETLIIHDLDIEQLRRHKEAGSVQNWNDRMLDYYHVAYHEDGKDFRV comes from the coding sequence ATGGAACCTCTTGATCTTAGTACGTTCGAATACAACGTCGTAGAACGTCCACTGACTATCGATGATTACGACGAGTTGAAGGAGATGGCGGAACTCTGCTTTCCAGGAATCCCTTCTTGGACTCGCGAGCAAATTGAAAGTCAGATTCAAATGTTCCCCGAAGGCCAGTTCGTCATCGAGATCGACGGGAAGCTGGCTGCGTCGGCGAACAACGTCATCATCGATTACGACTCAAAATTAGAGTGGCACAACTGGAAGGCAATCTCAGACAACGGCTTCATTCGTAACCACAAGCCGAAGGGCGACACGCTCTACGGAATTGAGATCATGGTTCACCCGAAGTTCCGCGGTATGAAGCTGTCTCGTCGATTGTACGACGCCCGCAAGCAGATATGCCGCGACAAGAATCTCGCTCGGTTCATCATTGCGGGGCGGATTCCTAACTACCACAAGTATGCCGAAACGATGACGGCGAGCGTCTACATCGAAGATGTCTTGAATAAGGCCATCTTCGATCCCGTTCTGACTGCTCAGCTCTCCAATGGTTTCGCCGTTCGCGGTTTGATTCCAAACTACCTGCCCAGCGACATAGAATCTTGCGGCTACGCCACTTACTTGGAATGGACTAATCTCGATCACGTGCCCGGCGGTAAGCGAAGATTTCATTCGCTCGTCGAGCAAGTTCGAGTCTGTGTGGTTCAATATCAACTCAGAACGGTGCGAAACTTTGACGAGTTCGCCCAACAGTGCGAATTTTTCGTCGATACCGCGTCTGATTATAAGTCAGACTTCGTATTGTTTCCGGAGCTGTTCACGACTCAGTTGCTTTCCTGCGTGGAATCTTCGCGACCAGGCCAAGCCGCTCGTCAGCTTGCTGAATTCACGCCTCAATTTCTTGACTTCTTCATCGACCTTGCGGTGAAGTACAACGTCAACATCATCGGTGGTTCCCAGTTCGTAATCGAGGATGACATCCTCTACAACATCGCTTACTTGTTTCGACGCGATGGTACGATCGGAAAGCAATACAAGATTCACATCACGCCGAGCGAGCGGAAATGGTGGGGAGTCAATCCGGGTAAGAAAGTGGAAGTGTTCGACACCGATTGCGGTCCGATTGCGATTCAGATCTGCTACGACATCGAGTTCCCCGAGCTGACCCGCATAGCGGCAGCGAAAGGAGCTCAAATTGTGTTTGTGCCATTCAACACCGATACCAGGCACGGCTACTTGCGTGTGCGTTCATGTGCTCAGGCTCGATGCATCGAAAACCATATGTATGTCGCAATATCTGGATGTACAGGCAACCTTCCGTTCGTCGAAAACTCGGACATCCACTACGCTCAGTCGGGAATCTTCACGCCGGCGGATATGGAATTCGCGAGAGACGCTATCGCTGCGGAATGCAATCCCAATGTCGAGACGTTGATCATCCACGACTTGGACATCGAACAATTACGGCGTCACAAAGAAGCCGGCAGTGTACAAAACTGGAACGATCGTATGCTCGATTACTATCACGTCGCATATCACGAAGACGGGAAAGATTTTCGAGTTTAG